The Musa acuminata AAA Group cultivar baxijiao chromosome BXJ2-2, Cavendish_Baxijiao_AAA, whole genome shotgun sequence genome has a segment encoding these proteins:
- the LOC103975799 gene encoding integrin-linked protein kinase 1 isoform X2, giving the protein MDVVAALKRGVSRQFSLGSLSKSRFSFGRHASLDPRLANARRFAFGRQSSLDPNRRSPVKGELVGVPENLDATMQLLFMACQGDANGVEDLLKDGVDVNSIDLDGRTALHIAACEGHVDVVRLLLSIGANIDARDRWGSTAAADAKHYGNAEVYDLLKARGAKTPKTRKTPMAVSNPQDVPEYELNPTELYFRQGDELSKDIRQVAKWNGIKVSVKMLEQDAYSDPDTINAFKNELTLMQKVRHPNVVQFVGAVTQNIPMMIVYEYLPKGDLGSYLKKKGRLKLHKALRFALDIARGLNYLHECKPDPIVHCDLRTKNIFIDDGGQLKVAGFGLTKISKLSPDRYKLAHPMAHIDSLYIAPELYKNEIFDRSVDAFSFSLILYEMIEGVPAFHPKAPGDVAQMICLEGIRPILKTKSKAYPPDLNELIEECWNPQPVVRPTFSEIILRLDKMYANCSRPSRWKENFKLPWK; this is encoded by the exons ATGGACGTGGTGGCGGCGCTGAAGCGGGGGGTGTCGCGGCAGTTCTCCCTCGGGTCGCTGTCGAAGAGCAGGTTCAGCTTCGGGCGCCACGCCTCGCTCGACCCGAGGCTGGCCAACGCGAGACGGTTCGCCTTTGGGCGGCAGTCGTCGCTCGACCCCAACCGGCGGAGCCCCGTGAAGGGGGAGCTGGTGGGGGTGCCGGAGAATCTCGACGCTACCATGCAGCTCCTCTTCATGGCGTGCCAAGGGGACGCCAATGGGGTGGAGGACCTCCTCAAGGATGGGGTGGACGTGAACAGCATCGACCTCGACGGCCGGACAGCCTTGCACATCGCCGCCTGCGAAGGGCACGTGGATGTGGTCAGGCTGTTGCTCAGCATCGGGGCCAACATCGACGCTAGAGATCGTTGGGGAAGCACG GCGGCTGCAGATGCTAAGCACTATGGTAATGCCGAAGTCTATGATCTATTGAAAGCTAGAGGAGCCAAAACACCG AAGACTAGAAAGACCCCAATGGCagtttctaatccccaagatgttCCTGAGTATGAGCTGAACCCAACAGAGCTTTACTTCCGGCAGGGTGATGAGCTCTCAAAG GACATTCGTCAAGTAGCTAAATGGAATGGAATAAAAGTCTCCGTCAAGATGCTTGAGCAGGATGCCTACTCAGATCCAGACACCAT AAATGCTTTCAAGAATGAGCTGACTCTGATGCAGAAGGTTCGACATCCTAATGTGGTTCAGTTTGTTGGAGCCGTTACTCAGAATATACCCATGATGATTGTCTATGAGTACCTTCCAAAA GGTGACTTAGGAAGTTATCTTAAAAAGAAGGGACGTCTAAAGTTGCATAAAGCTCTTCGATTTGCCCTTGACATTGCCAG GGGCTTGAATTATCTTCATGAGTGCAAACCAGACCCAATAGTCCATTGTGATTTAAGGACAAA AAATATTTTTATAGATGATGGTGGTCAATTGAAGGTGGCAGGCTTTGGCTTGACTAAGATATCGAAATTATCTCCAGACAGATACAAGTTAGCCCATCCCATGGCTCATATTGACA GTTTATACATTGCACCAGAGTTGTACAAGAATGAAATATTTGATAGAAGTGTTGATGCATTCTCCTTCAGTCTCATTCTTTATGAG ATGATTGAAGGAGTTCCAGCTTTTCACCCCAAGGCTCCCGGAGATGTTGCTCAAATGATTTGCTTGGAAGGAATCAGACCAATATTAAAGACCAAGTCGAAGGCTTATCCTCCTGATCTGAATGA GTTAATTGAAGAATGCTGGAATCCACAACCTGTAGTGCGACCAACTTTCTCAGAAATAATTCTGCGGCTGGACAAGATGTATGCAAATTGTTCAAGGCCAAGCCGATGGAAAGAAAATTTTAAGCTTCCCTG GAAATAA
- the LOC103975799 gene encoding integrin-linked protein kinase 1 isoform X1 has product MDVVAALKRGVSRQFSLGSLSKSRFSFGRHASLDPRLANARRFAFGRQSSLDPNRRSPVKGELVGVPENLDATMQLLFMACQGDANGVEDLLKDGVDVNSIDLDGRTALHIAACEGHVDVVRLLLSIGANIDARDRWGSTAAADAKHYGNAEVYDLLKARGAKTPKTRKTPMAVSNPQDVPEYELNPTELYFRQGDELSKDIRQVAKWNGIKVSVKMLEQDAYSDPDTINAFKNELTLMQKVRHPNVVQFVGAVTQNIPMMIVYEYLPKGDLGSYLKKKGRLKLHKALRFALDIARGLNYLHECKPDPIVHCDLRTKNIFIDDGGQLKVAGFGLTKISKLSPDRYKLAHPMAHIDSLYIAPELYKNEIFDRSVDAFSFSLILYEMIEGVPAFHPKAPGDVAQMICLEGIRPILKTKSKAYPPDLNELIEECWNPQPVVRPTFSEIILRLDKMYANCSRPSRWKENFKLPWYI; this is encoded by the exons ATGGACGTGGTGGCGGCGCTGAAGCGGGGGGTGTCGCGGCAGTTCTCCCTCGGGTCGCTGTCGAAGAGCAGGTTCAGCTTCGGGCGCCACGCCTCGCTCGACCCGAGGCTGGCCAACGCGAGACGGTTCGCCTTTGGGCGGCAGTCGTCGCTCGACCCCAACCGGCGGAGCCCCGTGAAGGGGGAGCTGGTGGGGGTGCCGGAGAATCTCGACGCTACCATGCAGCTCCTCTTCATGGCGTGCCAAGGGGACGCCAATGGGGTGGAGGACCTCCTCAAGGATGGGGTGGACGTGAACAGCATCGACCTCGACGGCCGGACAGCCTTGCACATCGCCGCCTGCGAAGGGCACGTGGATGTGGTCAGGCTGTTGCTCAGCATCGGGGCCAACATCGACGCTAGAGATCGTTGGGGAAGCACG GCGGCTGCAGATGCTAAGCACTATGGTAATGCCGAAGTCTATGATCTATTGAAAGCTAGAGGAGCCAAAACACCG AAGACTAGAAAGACCCCAATGGCagtttctaatccccaagatgttCCTGAGTATGAGCTGAACCCAACAGAGCTTTACTTCCGGCAGGGTGATGAGCTCTCAAAG GACATTCGTCAAGTAGCTAAATGGAATGGAATAAAAGTCTCCGTCAAGATGCTTGAGCAGGATGCCTACTCAGATCCAGACACCAT AAATGCTTTCAAGAATGAGCTGACTCTGATGCAGAAGGTTCGACATCCTAATGTGGTTCAGTTTGTTGGAGCCGTTACTCAGAATATACCCATGATGATTGTCTATGAGTACCTTCCAAAA GGTGACTTAGGAAGTTATCTTAAAAAGAAGGGACGTCTAAAGTTGCATAAAGCTCTTCGATTTGCCCTTGACATTGCCAG GGGCTTGAATTATCTTCATGAGTGCAAACCAGACCCAATAGTCCATTGTGATTTAAGGACAAA AAATATTTTTATAGATGATGGTGGTCAATTGAAGGTGGCAGGCTTTGGCTTGACTAAGATATCGAAATTATCTCCAGACAGATACAAGTTAGCCCATCCCATGGCTCATATTGACA GTTTATACATTGCACCAGAGTTGTACAAGAATGAAATATTTGATAGAAGTGTTGATGCATTCTCCTTCAGTCTCATTCTTTATGAG ATGATTGAAGGAGTTCCAGCTTTTCACCCCAAGGCTCCCGGAGATGTTGCTCAAATGATTTGCTTGGAAGGAATCAGACCAATATTAAAGACCAAGTCGAAGGCTTATCCTCCTGATCTGAATGA GTTAATTGAAGAATGCTGGAATCCACAACCTGTAGTGCGACCAACTTTCTCAGAAATAATTCTGCGGCTGGACAAGATGTATGCAAATTGTTCAAGGCCAAGCCGATGGAAAGAAAATTTTAAGCTTCCCTGGTACatttga
- the LOC135605708 gene encoding la-related protein 6B-like, whose amino-acid sequence MAQDMDDQTPEITEDGRSPPGSSDPALSRALSSSRLNARAAEFVPRAAPIRHGHAPAARPVMHVFHQAPPGPACFGPGPSSFEYYGSGGGGAGGFGEHEGAHTGDDLDLSSSAGDGLSDEVIQKITKQVEYYFSDANLATTEHLMRFITKDPEGFVPISVVAAFKKIKALVHNNSQLALALQTSTKLVVSDDGKKVRRQQPFTESDMEELQSRIVMAENLPEDHCYQNLMKIFSSIGSVKTIRTCYPQPSNGAAAATNRPTKLEMHFGNRLHAFVEYETVEDAEKAVAELNNEKNWRSGLRVRVFPKLLTKHGQGRGRKVHEVEFTGEEDVSTLNEKQVEDAYHTSEVLHEHESVDSFNDKDGTVRRGRGRSRGGRGRGRGQHLSNNRVGGHAVGTPPSSHHLIHSEREQPVGANKQPPGPRMPDGTRGFTMGRGKPVVPTGTI is encoded by the exons ATGGCCCAAGACATGGACGACCAAACCCCAGAGATCACCGAGGACGGCCGATCGCCGCCGGGTTCCTCCGACCCCGCCCTCTCCCGTGCCCTTTCCTCCAGCCGCCTCAACGCCCGGGCCGCCGAGTTCGTACCCCGTGCGGCGCCGATCCGCCACGGTCACGCCCCGGCGGCGCGTCCGGTGATGCACGTCTTTCACCAGGCGCCTCCAGGCCCGGCGTGCTTCGGCCCTGGGCCGAGTTCGTTTGAGTACTACGGGAGTGGGGGTGGGGGTGCCGGCGGGTTTGGAGAGCATGAGGGAGCACATACAGGTGATGATCTAGATCTAAGCTCTTCGGCAGGTGATGGTCTCTCGGATGAAGTTATCCAAAAGATCACCAAGCAG GTTGAGTATTATTTCAGTGATGCAAACCTTGCTACAACTGAACATTTGATGAGGTTCATTACTAAAGATCCTGAGGGATTTG TACCTATATCGGTGGTTGCAGCTTTCAAAAAAATCAAGGCATTAGTCCATAACAATTCGCAGCTTGCTTTGGCACTGCAGACGTCAACAAAACTT GTTGTAAGTGATGATGGGAAGAAGGTTAGGCGCCAGCAACCTTTTACCGAATCAGACATGGAAGAGTTGCAG TCCCGCATCGTGATGGCCGAAAATCTACCTGAGGATCATTGTTATCAGAATCTTATGAAGATTTTCTCATCTATTGGAAG TGTCAAGACAATTCGCACATGCTATCCACAACCATCCAATGGAGCAGCCGCTGCAACTAATAGACCAACAAAACTTGAAATGCACTTTGGTAACAGA TTGCATGCATTTGTGGAGTATGAGACCGTCGAAGATGCTGAAAAAGCA GTTGCAGAactcaacaatgaaaagaattggaGAAGTGGACTCAGAGTTAGAGTGTTCCCTAAACTTTTG ACAAAACATGGGCAAGGTCGAGGAAGAAAAGTACATGAAGTTGAATTTACTGGAGAGGAGGATGTCTCCACATTAAATGAGAAGCAGGTTGAGGATGCATATCACACGTCTGAAGTGTTGCACGAGCACGAG AGTGTGGACAGTTTCAATGACAAGGATGGAACAGTAAGGCGAGGGAGAGGTCGTagccgaggaggaagaggacgaggacgaggCCAACATCTTAGCAATAACCGTGTTGGAGGCCATGCAGTTGGTACTCCACCGTCAAGCCATCATCTTATCCATTCCGAGCGTGAGCAACCTGTTGGAGCCAACAAACAACCTCCTGGTCCTCGCATGCCAGATGGTACAAGGGGTTTCACCATGGGTCGAGGAAAACCAGTCGTCCCAACAGGTACAATCTAA
- the LOC135605707 gene encoding adenine DNA glycosylase-like: MKAAGRKRRKVCPTMEEKAQKKTATEASRAAEEEKVKKRTAVKASARQCHREGMESGSTLGDIEDFSADEAQRIRAALLRWYDVHRRVLPWRTASSGGISGNGEEGKEVDQERAYAVWVSEMMLQQTRVQTVIAYYNRWMDKWPTVHHLASASQEEVNEVWAGLGYYRRARFLLEGAKSIVQEGEFPRTASELRKVRGIGDYTAGAIASIAFNEAVPAVDGNVVRVISRLKAISANPKKSTTVKGIWKLASQLVDPLRPGDSNQAMMELGATLCSTTTPGCSACPISEACLALSLSRSSGSTDVTDYPSKVAKTKQRHDFAAVCVVQLTEGLDEESLRGRNNNDVLLLVKRPEEGLLAGLWEFPTVLLDEEVIDVGTRRKIVDKYLKELFHINLKEICNVILREDVGKYVHIFSHIRLHMHVELLILKLEGGLRQFSENIQCTSAWKCVDGKSMKNMGLTSGVRKVYNMIQDYKNQQLLQCPMLSLRKKCKSSI, translated from the exons ATGAAAGCAGCAGGTCGAAAGAGAAGAAAAGTGTGTCCCACAATGGAGGAGAAGGCGCAGAAGAAAACCGCAACAGAGGCAAGCAGAGCAgcggaggaagagaaggtgaagaAGCGAACAGCTGTAAAGGCATCGGCACGGCAGTGCCATCGAGAGGGGATGGAATCCGGCAGCACACTCGGAGACATAGAGGACTTCTCCGCAGACGAGGCCCAGCGGATCCGGGCCGCCCTCCTCCGCTGGTATGACGTGCACCGCCGTGTCTTGCCGTGGCGGACGGCGAGCAGCGGCGGCATCAGCGGGAACGGGGAGGAGGGAAAGGAGGTGGATCAGGAAAGGGCTTACGCTGTCTGGGTGTCGGAGATGATGCTGCAGCAGACCAGGGTGCAAACCGTCATCGCTTACTACAATCGCTGGATGGATAAGTGGCCGACGGTCCACCACCTCGCGTCCGCGTCCCAAGAG GAAGTGAATGAAGTGTGGGCTGGTTTGGGTTACTATCGAAGGGCCCGTTTTCTCTTGGAG GGCGCTAAGTCGATTGTCCAAGAAGGAGAGTTTCCTCGAACAGCTTCTGAGCTTCGGAAGGTTCGAGGAATTGGGGATTACACCGCAGGAGCCATTGCTTCTATAGCTTTCAATGAG GCAGTGCCTGCCGTTGATGGAAATGTTGTCAGGGTGATCAGTAGGCTGAAGGCCATCTCTGCTAACCCAAAAAAATCAACAACAGTGAAGGGAATCTG GAAGCTAGCTTCGCAGTTGGTTGATCCCTTGAGACCTGGAGATTCCAATCAAGCTATGATGGAACTAGGGGCAACCTTGTGTAGCACTACGACCCCAGGTTGTTCAGCATGCCCAATTTCAGAGGCCTGTCTTGCACTTTCACTCTCCAGAAGTAGTGGATCAACTGATGTCACTGATTATCCATCAAAGGTAGCAAAGACAAAACAGCGTCATGATTTTGCTGCTGTTTGCGTTGTTCAATTAactgaaggattggatgaagaATCTTTAAGAGGTAGGAATAACAATGACGTGTTACTTTTGGTTAAAAGGCCAGAGGAAGGATTGCTTGCTGGCCTTTGGGAGTTCCCAACTGTCCTACTGGATGAAGAAGTAATAGATGTTGGCACAAGGAGAAAAATTGTAGACAAGTATCTGAAGGAGTTGTTTCATATCAATTTAAAAGAGATCTGCAATGTGATCTTGAGAGAAGATGTAGGGAAGTATGTTCATATATTTTCTCACATCCGGCTCCATATGCATGTTGAACTTTTGATTTTAAAACTGGAAG GTGGCTTAAGACAATTTTCTGAAAATATCCAATGCACAAGTGCTTGGAAGTGTGTAGATGGCAAGTCCATGAAGAATATGGGATTGACATCTGGAGTACGAAAG GTTTATAATATGATTCAAGATTATAAGAACCAGCAGCTGTTACAATGTCCGATGCTGTCACTGaggaagaaatgcaaaagttcaaTATAA
- the LOC135605711 gene encoding LIM domain-containing protein PLIM2b-like, translating into MSFSGTQDKCKACDKTVHFIDLLTADGVPFHKTCFKCSRCKGTLSMCNYSSLDGILYCKPHFEQLFKETGSFTKKFPIGAKSGERNELARPASRVSSMFSGTQDKCATCHKTAYPLEKLTVEGESYHKTCFKCSHGGCKLTPSSYAALEGIIYCKHHFAQLFKEKGSYNHLLKVAAMKQSSGSEETAEPKQEQAQSQMNR; encoded by the exons ATGTCTTTCAGTGGTACCCAGGACAAATGCAAGGCATGCGACAAGACTGTCCATTTCATCGATCTCTTGACCGCGGATGGAGTTCCTTTTCATAAGACTTGCTTCAAGTGCAGCCGCTGCAAAGGGACTCTTTCT ATGTGCAATTACTCTTCCCTGGATGGCATCCTCTACTGCAAACCCCATTTTGAGCAGCTCTTCAAGGAGACAGGCAGCTTCACCAAGAAGTTCCCAATAG GTGCAAAATCTGGAGAGAGAAATGAACTG GCCAGACCTGCAAGTAGGGTCTCCTCCATGTTCTCAGGAACCCAAGACAAGTGTGCGACCTGCCACAAAACAGCATACCCTTTAGAGAAG CTGACCGTGGAAGGCGAATCCTACCACAAGACCTGCTTCAAGTGCTCTCATGGGGGCTGCAAGCTTACGCCATCGTCCTATGCTGCGCTCGAAGGCATCATCTACTGCAAGCACCATTTCGCGCAGTTGTTCAAGGAGAAGGGGAGCTACAACCACCTGCTCAAGGTAGCGGCCATGAAGCAGAGTTCCGGATCTGAGGAGACAGCTGAACCCAAGCAGGAACAGGCGCAGTCACAGATGAACCGTTGA